A segment of the Thermodesulfobacteriota bacterium genome:
GCCCGTCCCCGATCCGCTCCCAGCGGATCATCCCGGGCCAGCGCCAGACCTCCATCCACCGCACATCCTTGTCCCAGTCGATCGAGAAGTAGATGAACATCGCCTTCCCGATCACCGCCTCCGTGTCGACGAATCCCCAGAACCGTGAGTCGTACGACCGGTCCCGGTTGTCTCCCATCACGAAATATTTCCCCGCGGGAACCTTGACGGGCGGCATGTCGTCGCGGGAATACACCAGGGAACCGGGCTCGGCGCCTTCCACGAACCGCGCGTATTCCTCCCGGAGCGGCTCCCCGTTCAGGATCACGACCTTGTTGCGCACCTCCACGACGTCGCCGGGGACGGCGATGACCCGCTTGATGAAATCCTTGGACGGATCCTCCGGGAACACGAACACGATGATGTCCCCGCGCTTCGGCGAGCCGAACTGGAGGACACGCCCCTTGGTGAAGGGGATGTGGTAGCCGTAGATGAACTTGTT
Coding sequences within it:
- the lepB gene encoding signal peptidase I, which gives rise to MRSDTGIPEYAATGPKKGKFREYLEAFGIALVIALVVRTLFLQAFKIPSSSMENTLLVGDHIFVNKFIYGYHIPFTKGRVLQFGSPKRGDIIVFVFPEDPSKDFIKRVIAVPGDVVEVRNKVVILNGEPLREEYARFVEGAEPGSLVYSRDDMPPVKVPAGKYFVMGDNRDRSYDSRFWGFVDTEAVIGKAMFIYFSIDWDKDVRWMEVWRWPGMIRWERIGDGLK